Proteins co-encoded in one Cellulosilyticum sp. I15G10I2 genomic window:
- the rplI gene encoding 50S ribosomal protein L9, translated as MKIILTQDVKKVGKKGDILEVKDGYARNALLPKGLAVEASAVNLNQRKLEQNAMDKKKQAELDEAKQIEAKLKEKEIKLALKTGEGGKIFGSVTSKEIAETIKKELGLDIDKKKIQLKEGIKSLGTQTIAIKLHPQVTASVTVSIVQA; from the coding sequence ATGAAAATTATTTTAACACAAGATGTAAAAAAAGTAGGTAAAAAAGGGGATATCTTAGAGGTCAAAGACGGCTATGCGCGTAATGCTTTGCTTCCCAAAGGGCTTGCAGTAGAAGCAAGTGCGGTTAATCTTAATCAAAGGAAATTAGAACAAAACGCTATGGACAAGAAAAAACAAGCGGAACTTGATGAAGCTAAGCAAATTGAAGCTAAACTTAAAGAGAAAGAAATTAAGCTTGCGCTTAAGACAGGTGAAGGCGGCAAAATATTTGGTTCTGTAACTTCAAAAGAAATAGCAGAAACAATTAAAAAAGAACTTGGTCTTGATATCGATAAGAAAAAAATCCAATTAAAAGAAGGCATTAAGTCACTTGGAACTCAAACTATCGCTATTAAATTGCACCCACAAGTAACTGCCAGTGTCACTGTTTCAATTGTTCAGGCATAA